A region of the Pseudomonas silesiensis genome:
AGAACCCGAACCAGAAGTACGACGCTTCGCTGGACATCACTACGCCTGAATCGGTCGACTTCTCGGTTACCCACAAACTGGACGACCAGTGGACCCTCTACGCCGGCAGCACCTGGACTCGCTGGAGTCGCCTGAAAGAAATCTCCGTCGAGAACAGCGGCGTTCCTGCTGCGCTGAACAACAGTTTCGGGACCATCACCGAAGAACAGAACTGGCATGACACCTGGGCTCACGCCATCGGCGCTTCCTACCAGTTGAACAAACAATGGGTACTGCGTACGGGTCTGTCCGTTGACCAGGCGCCAACCAACAACGAAAACCGCTCCCCACGCATCCCGACTGGCGATCGCACAATCTTCAGCCTCGGTGCTGGCTATAGCCCGACCGACGACCTGACCATCGACGTGGCGTATTCGTACCTGCATGAAGAGTCGGTCAAGGTCAACGACAACAATGGCCGCCAGGCCTACGACGCCAAGTATGAAAACTATGCGAATGGTTTCGGTGTAGGCGCGACCTACCGCTTCTGATGATTCTCGACGAGCCTGAACCCCTCGCCGCCTGAATTGAAAAAGCCCCGCTCTCTTGCACAGAGGCGGGGCTTTTTATCGGACGGCGATCGCCCCCCCCCCCCTGTGGGAGCTGGCTTGGATACAAAGGGACCGACGGCGCGTAAAGAAATAGTAAATTTTCGCCCCACAGTCAGCCGTGCAATACATGTAGATATTGAATCTGGGGTAGCATCCGGCACCTGAATCGGCTCTCGCAGAAAAGAACCTCTTGCTCCCGGGTTCGCGTCCAGCATGCAGGGTTGTGCTGGAATACGGCTGAATTTACCGTGCCTGTGAGCTACGGTTGTACCTATTTCGAGAAGCGGCCCTCGATGCGCATAAGCTCTCGCCCATGCCTCCCGACCTTGCTGGCGACCGTTAAATGAAATCATTGCTTCATCCAGCCAGGGCTGTCGCTCTGGTTTTTCTGGCCGCAATACTCGTCGGCAGCGCCCTTCTGATGCTCCCGATATCCCACGCCGAAGGTAGTGCTACGCCCTGGGTGACTGCATTTTTTACAGCGGTATCGGCCGTATGCGTTACCGGGCTGGTAGTGGTGGACACCGGTACTTACTGGTCAACCTTTGGTCAGGCTGTGATTCTGCTGCTGTTCCAGCTAGGCGGCTTCGGCATGATGACTGTAGCGACCTTGCTGGGTTTGATGGTCAATAGCTCCTTTCGTCTGCGCACCAAAATGGTCGCCCAGTTCGAGTCACGCTCATTGGGGATGGGCGACATTGCCAGTGTGGCCAAACTCGTGCTTGTGGTGACGTTTGTCCTGGAACTCATTATTGCCCTGTCGCTCACCCTCCGATTACACCTGGCCTATGACCTGTCATGGGCTGAAGCAGCGTGGAGCGGTCTGTTTCATGCCGTGTCGGCATTCAATAACGCGGGCTTCTCCATCCATCCGGATAGCCTGATGCGCTATGCCACCGATGCATCTATCTTGCTACCGGTCATGACCGCGATTGTTATCGGTGGCATCGGCTTTCCCGTCCTGCATGACTTGCGTAACAGATTCAATGATCCCCGCCATTGGTCACTGCATACCAAGCTCACTTTGATTGGCACGACAATACTGCTGCTGGGCGGATTTTTCACTTTGCTGGTGTTTGAATGGTCCAACTCGGCAACACTCGGCCCCATGCCGTTTGCCGATAAAGTTCTCTCGGCGGCATTTGCTTCTGTTTCTGCACGTACAGCCGGGTTTAACTCGATTGATATCGGCGCGCTGACCCAAGAGAGTTGGGCAATGCACTACTTCCTGATGTTTGTGGGGGGCGGTAGTGCGGGAACCGCTGGTGGTGTCAAAGTCGGTACCGCCGCCATCCTGGTCATACTGATCATTGCTGAAATTCGAGGCCACAGTGACAGTGAGGCATTTGGCCGGAGAGTCGGCGCCTCGGCACAACGCCAAGCCATCACTGTGCTCGTGCTTGGCAGCGCCATGATTGTGTTGGGGACGCTGTTCATCTTGCGCGAAACTGATCTCCCCACCGACCAGGTCATATTCGAAGTCATCTCTGCGTTTGGTACGGTCGGCCTCTCCACCGGAATCACCGGCAACCTACCTGAGTCGAGCCAATTGATGCTGACTCTGCTGATGTATGTCGGGCGGGTCGGCACCATCACGCTTGCGGCGTCACTGGCCCTTGGCGAGCACCGCATGCCCTATCGCTATCCAGAGGAGCATCCAATTGTTGGCTAAGTTTCTGTTTACGGAGCAGTTTTCTTTTTCCAAAGGCGATAGCGTTGTGGTGATCGGCCTCGGTCGCTTCGGCAGTTCTGTGTCCCAATCGTTGATGCGGTTGGGCCATGACGTCATGGGTATCGACAGGGATGCTGAACCTGTCCATGACTGGGCTGATCTCTTGACTCACACAGTCCAGGCCGACTCCACCAACGTCATGGTCTTGCGCCAACTGGGCGTTGCCGACTTTGCCCATGCCATCGTGGGAATCGGTACCGACCTGGCGGCCAGCTTGATGACCATCATGGCGTTGACCGAACTGGGCATCCAGGATATCTGGGTCAAAGCACTGACTGCCGAACATGGACATCTTGCTCAGCGTATTGGCGCCCATCACGTTGTCTACCCGGAGGCGGATATGGGGGAACGTGTCGCGCACCTCATTACCGGGCGGATGATTGATTTCATCGAGTTTGATGATGGCTTTGCAATCGCCAAAATTCACGCCCCGCTGCCGACTCAAAACAACACACTTGCCGACGCCAATATTCGTGAAAAGTATGGCGTAACGGTCGTAGGACTCAAGCGCGCCAACGAAGACTTCCAGCATGCCACACCTGGCACCCTGATCCTGCCGGGCGATCTACTCATCGTCTCTGGCTCGACTCATCTGATTCAGAAATTTGCGGGCCGCTCAAAATGATCAGAGGAGCCTCCTGGTGGCCCCGCGTGTCCGGGATTACTTGACCAGTTCAGCTTGCCAGCGAAGGCGATATTCCATCCAACATTAACTGTGACTGATACACCGCTTTCGCTGCGGTGCGGCGATCCGACAAGCCAGCTCCTTGCAGGGGGTGTCGATCAGGGTTGCGACGCCAGGGCTTTCTCCACGGCTTCGATGAATTCGGGATCGTCGGGCTTGGTCAGGCTGGAGAAATCGGCGATCACCTTGCCCTTTCGATCGACCACGTATTTGTAGAAATTCCACTTCGGTGCGCTGCTCTGTTTCGCCAGGACCTTGAACAGGTGAGTCGCGTCGTCACCGCGGACTTTCTGCGGCTCGGTCATGGTGAAGGTCACGCCATAGTTCACGTAGCAGACCTTCGCGGTTTCTTCGCCATCCTTGGACTCCTGCTTGAAGTCATTGGATGGAACGCCGATCACCTCCAGCCCTTGAGCCTTGTAACGCTGATTCAGCGCTTCAAGGCTTTTGAACTGCGGGGCGAAGCCACAAAAGCTGGCCGTGTTGACCACCACCAGCGGTTTTCCGGCGAAGCGCTGGCACAGGTCGATGGATTCCTTGGCGCGCAATTTGGGTAACGAACCCTGCAACAGATCGGGGCATTCTGCCGCTTGAGCCAATCCGGTGAACGCTACCAGTAACGCGGGAACTGCAAGCCAGCGCATCAGCATGTCGGTGCATCCTTGAGAAGTCGTCAGTCACGACGTTACTCGTCCTCACAGCCTGCTAGCAAGCACCCATGCCCAACTGCATCAAGGCCAGCCCGCCCTGATGCCAGCCCCACCACGCCAAGGCCAGCAGCGAGGCGCAGACAGCCGTCAGCGCAATCCGCGGCCAGAGGCTGTTCATATCGCACTCATCCGACTTTGCAGGCGTGCCACCGGCTGCTCACGCACCGGCCAGTTCAGGGCGGCGGCCAGCAGGCTCAAGAGAATCGCTACCTGCCAGATCAAGTCGTAACTCCCGGTTCGGTCATACACCACCCCGCCCAACCAGCCGCCAAGGAACGATCCGAGCTGGTGGAACAGGAACACAATCCCACCGAGCATGGACAAGTTTCGTACACCGAACAAGGTCGCGACCGTACCGTTGGTCAAAGGCACGGTCGACAGCCACAGAAAGCCCATCGCCATGCCAAACAGATAGGCGCTGGTCGTCGTCACCGGCGCCCACAAGAACAACCCGATGACCACCGCCCGCAGCAAGTAAAGACCGGTGAGCAAACGCGGCTTGGACATCCGCCCGCCAAGCCAGCCCGCAGTGTAGGTACCGAAGATATTGAACAGCCCGATCAGCGCCAGCACCGTGGTGCCGACGGTGGCTGGAAGGTGCTGGTCCACCAGATAGGCCGGCAAATGCACGCCAATGAACACCACCTGGAAGCCGCAGACAAAAAAGCCGAACGCCAGCAGCCAGAAGCCCGAATGGGAGCAGGCCTCGCGTAGCGCTTCGGACAGGGTTTGTTCATGCCCGAAGACCGGCAGCGGTTTGTCCTTGAGCATGCTCACCAGCGGCACGATCAGCGCCACCAGCAGGCCCAGTACCAGCAATGCAGCGGACCAGCCCAGCCAGCCGATCAACCCCAGCGTGCCGGGCAACATGGCGAACTGGCCGAAAGAACCGGCGGCACTGGCAATGCCCATGCCCATGCTGCGCTTCTCCGGCGGCACCGCGCGCCCCACCACGCCGAGGATCACCGAGAACGAGGTGCCGGACAGGCCGATACCGATCAGCAGACCGGCACTCAGCGACAAAGTCACGGCCGAGTCGGACAAGCCCATGAACACCAGGCCCAGGGCGTAAAGGACGCCGCCGATCGCCACCACTTTCGCCGCACCGAAGCGGTCGGCCAGGGCGCCGGTGAACGGTTGCGCCAAGCCCCAGATCAGGTTCTGCAAGGCGATGGCGAAGGCAAAGGTCTGACGCCCCCAGCCGAACTCGGCACTCATCGGCGCCAGAAACAGCCCGAAGCCATGTCGTACGCCCAGAGACAACGCGAGAATCAGCGCACTCCCCAATAGCACCCATCCGCACGTACGCCACATCGATGTCATTCTTATTCTCCAGTTGCGGGTATATACCCGCTTAAAAGCGGAAAAACCGGTTTCAAGCCAGTTCATCCAACAGCTTCAACAAGGTTTCGCGCTTTTCGGCGCCCAGTTTATCAACGAGGCGCTGTTGCGCTGCCTCCCAGGCCGGCAACGCCGCTTTCAGGCGCTCGGCACCGGCCTCGGTGAGCTGGACGATGCGATTGCGCATGTCCTCGCCTTCGACCAGCATCACCAGCCCGTCGCCCTCCAGCACCCGCAGATTGCGCCCCAGGGTACTGCGATCGAGCCCCATGGCCTCGGCCAGGGTGGAAATACTTGGTTGATCCAGGCGCTGCAGATTGCACAGCAAAGAATACTGGGCAACGTTGATCCCGAAGCCATCGAGAGCGCCGTCGTAGTGCCTGCTGACGCCACGGGCGGCGCGACGCAGGTTGATGCATAAACATTGGGATTCGAGCATGATACGTGTATATACCCGCGGTTAAATGAAAGCAAATTTTTTAAACATTACACCGCCTGTAGGAGCCAGGCTTGCCGGCGAAGAACGATGACGCGGTGCGATAGATACACCGCGGCGCCTGGTTCGCTGTAGGAGCCAGGCTTGCCGGCGAAGAACGATGACGCGGTGCGATAGATACACCGCGGCGCCTGGTTCGCGGGCAAGCCTCGCTCCTACAGGATTAATGCGAGGCCTACGATCACTGTCATTTCCAGCAATTCCAGCAACGCCCCCGCCGTATCGCCCGTCGTCCCGCCCAATCGCCGCAGCATCGCGTGCCGCAACCAGGCAAATACCAGCGCTGCCAGCACAACGGCCAAAACCCCACTGAGACCCGCCACCAGCACACAGGCCACCGCACTGACCGCCAACACCTGCATACCCGCCAGACGCGGCAAATGATCAGCCAGCGCCTGTCCCAAACCACCGGGACGCACATAAGGCGTGGTCAGGAACAACCCCAACATCGCGCCACGACCAATCAATGGAGCAATGATCAAGGCAACGCTGTGTTGCTGCTCGATCAAGGCCAGCAACGCGGCGAACTTGAGCAGCAGCACCAGCACCAGCGTCACCACCGCGATCGGCCCGCTGCGAGGGTCTTTCATGATCGTCAGCGTGCGCTCGCGGTCACCGAACCCGCCGAGCCAGGCATCGGCGCTGTCGGCCAGGCCATCGAGATGCAATCCGCCGCTTAGCAACACCCACGCAGTCAACAACAACGCCGCGTGCAGCAACGAAGGCGTGCCCGGCAAGAGCCAGTTCAGCGCCCACAGAATCACGCCGATCAGTAAACCGACCAGCGGATAAAACAGCAGCGAGCGCCCCACTTCCTGTGGCGTAGGCATGCCCGGCAGACGAATCGGCAGGCTGCTCAAAAATTGCAGGGCGATCCAGAACGGCAGCATATTCAGTTCGCTTCCGTTAACAAGCCGCCGGACCCGATGGCCAGCGAAAACAACGCGCCATGGCCGACTTCGACGCTGAGCAATTGTTCACGCGGCAATCCCCGCGCCTGGGCCAGCAACAAACGCATCACACCGCCATGACTGATCAGCAATATCCGCTGCCCCGCGTAGCTCGCCTGCAACCGCCCGACCGCTGCCAACACCCGCGTCGAAAAATCCTCGACCCGCTCACCTTCAGGCGGCGTAAACGAATACGGATCGGCCCAGAACAGACCCAATGCTTCGGCATCGGTCTCCATCAGCGTCGCAGCGCTTTGCCCTTCCCAGGTCCCGAAATGCAACTCCTGA
Encoded here:
- a CDS encoding TrkH family potassium uptake protein; protein product: MKSLLHPARAVALVFLAAILVGSALLMLPISHAEGSATPWVTAFFTAVSAVCVTGLVVVDTGTYWSTFGQAVILLLFQLGGFGMMTVATLLGLMVNSSFRLRTKMVAQFESRSLGMGDIASVAKLVLVVTFVLELIIALSLTLRLHLAYDLSWAEAAWSGLFHAVSAFNNAGFSIHPDSLMRYATDASILLPVMTAIVIGGIGFPVLHDLRNRFNDPRHWSLHTKLTLIGTTILLLGGFFTLLVFEWSNSATLGPMPFADKVLSAAFASVSARTAGFNSIDIGALTQESWAMHYFLMFVGGGSAGTAGGVKVGTAAILVILIIAEIRGHSDSEAFGRRVGASAQRQAITVLVLGSAMIVLGTLFILRETDLPTDQVIFEVISAFGTVGLSTGITGNLPESSQLMLTLLMYVGRVGTITLAASLALGEHRMPYRYPEEHPIVG
- a CDS encoding potassium channel family protein, whose translation is MLAKFLFTEQFSFSKGDSVVVIGLGRFGSSVSQSLMRLGHDVMGIDRDAEPVHDWADLLTHTVQADSTNVMVLRQLGVADFAHAIVGIGTDLAASLMTIMALTELGIQDIWVKALTAEHGHLAQRIGAHHVVYPEADMGERVAHLITGRMIDFIEFDDGFAIAKIHAPLPTQNNTLADANIREKYGVTVVGLKRANEDFQHATPGTLILPGDLLIVSGSTHLIQKFAGRSK
- a CDS encoding glutathione peroxidase — encoded protein: MLMRWLAVPALLVAFTGLAQAAECPDLLQGSLPKLRAKESIDLCQRFAGKPLVVVNTASFCGFAPQFKSLEALNQRYKAQGLEVIGVPSNDFKQESKDGEETAKVCYVNYGVTFTMTEPQKVRGDDATHLFKVLAKQSSAPKWNFYKYVVDRKGKVIADFSSLTKPDDPEFIEAVEKALASQP
- a CDS encoding MFS transporter gives rise to the protein MTSMWRTCGWVLLGSALILALSLGVRHGFGLFLAPMSAEFGWGRQTFAFAIALQNLIWGLAQPFTGALADRFGAAKVVAIGGVLYALGLVFMGLSDSAVTLSLSAGLLIGIGLSGTSFSVILGVVGRAVPPEKRSMGMGIASAAGSFGQFAMLPGTLGLIGWLGWSAALLVLGLLVALIVPLVSMLKDKPLPVFGHEQTLSEALREACSHSGFWLLAFGFFVCGFQVVFIGVHLPAYLVDQHLPATVGTTVLALIGLFNIFGTYTAGWLGGRMSKPRLLTGLYLLRAVVIGLFLWAPVTTTSAYLFGMAMGFLWLSTVPLTNGTVATLFGVRNLSMLGGIVFLFHQLGSFLGGWLGGVVYDRTGSYDLIWQVAILLSLLAAALNWPVREQPVARLQSRMSAI
- a CDS encoding MarR family winged helix-turn-helix transcriptional regulator, with amino-acid sequence MLESQCLCINLRRAARGVSRHYDGALDGFGINVAQYSLLCNLQRLDQPSISTLAEAMGLDRSTLGRNLRVLEGDGLVMLVEGEDMRNRIVQLTEAGAERLKAALPAWEAAQQRLVDKLGAEKRETLLKLLDELA
- a CDS encoding adenosylcobinamide-GDP ribazoletransferase gives rise to the protein MLPFWIALQFLSSLPIRLPGMPTPQEVGRSLLFYPLVGLLIGVILWALNWLLPGTPSLLHAALLLTAWVLLSGGLHLDGLADSADAWLGGFGDRERTLTIMKDPRSGPIAVVTLVLVLLLKFAALLALIEQQHSVALIIAPLIGRGAMLGLFLTTPYVRPGGLGQALADHLPRLAGMQVLAVSAVACVLVAGLSGVLAVVLAALVFAWLRHAMLRRLGGTTGDTAGALLELLEMTVIVGLALIL
- the cobC gene encoding alpha-ribazole phosphatase family protein — translated: MTLHLDLLRHGETELGGGLRGSLDDALTDKGWAQMRAAVLERGPWDRLVSSPLQRCSRFAEELGTQLGLPVQLDKDLQELHFGTWEGQSAATLMETDAEALGLFWADPYSFTPPEGERVEDFSTRVLAAVGRLQASYAGQRILLISHGGVMRLLLAQARGLPREQLLSVEVGHGALFSLAIGSGGLLTEAN